Proteins co-encoded in one Streptomyces roseochromogenus subsp. oscitans DS 12.976 genomic window:
- a CDS encoding DUF6412 domain-containing protein, translated as MVRSLARSRALAPLLLLLLPVLLLDAGNLTATVALAATAAAGSALTLCSLLAARSAPAVPPTRVRTAIRDRARRTAFLPQRDPDAPGRRRPRAPGHVLPATAA; from the coding sequence GTGGTCCGCAGTCTCGCGCGGTCGCGTGCGCTCGCCCCGCTGCTGCTTCTGCTGCTGCCGGTCCTGTTGCTCGACGCCGGCAATCTGACCGCGACCGTGGCGCTGGCCGCGACCGCCGCCGCCGGTTCCGCGCTCACCCTCTGCTCCCTCCTCGCCGCCCGCAGCGCACCCGCCGTCCCGCCCACCCGGGTGCGCACGGCGATCCGCGACCGGGCCCGGCGTACGGCGTTCCTGCCCCAGCGCGATCCCGACGCGCCCGGCCGCCGCAGGCCCAGGGCACCCGGACACGTCCTTCCGGCGACCGCCGCGTAG